The window AGCGCTGTAAAGAATGGCTGAGATCTCGTGAAAACCGGGGGCGTTCACCTGGACATGCACAGGAATATACAAATAGGCGCCGCGCACTTCCGCCGCGTCCACATGAGTCACTTGCGCCACGCTTGGCGTGTAGGTAACCGGCGTTCCGATTTCATAGGCGCGGCCGTTGATAGTCAGATTGGCGATGACGCGCAAATCGCTCCCGGCTCCCGCCAGCGCTGGATCGCTGCCGGAGAAGGTTAAATTAAACACGGAGTCGCTGCGCTGCGCGCCCTCGGTGACGGCCAGGGTCTCAGCCAGCTCTACCAAACGCCCGTCCGCTTCCACCGTTGATCCGGCATTCAGGCCGGTGACGCTCACCGACGCGATGATGTCCTCGCCGATGAAGTACTGGCTCTTGGTGGTTTCGAGGCTAATGCGGGGACTGTTTGGATCTTTGAAATCCAAAGGCATGCCAGCGGGAACGCTTTTATTGGGGAGATACTTGGCGAGCGCCTCTTTATCTCGTATCGGGTTGGAAAAACTGGGGTACTGAATCTGATCCTGATATTGATCGGCGACCTGAGTCAGGCGCGCTTTCACTTCCTTTTCAAAGAACGGATTTTCGCCAGTTTCTTCATCCTCTTCGATATCCGCCGTCATGGATGGCGACGGCTGCGATGGCGCGATGGCGCTCCCGGTTGGCGCAGCGGTCGCAGCGGCGACAGGCGGCGTCTCGACGGCAGGCGTCACCGCCGCTTCAGCGTCAGGGATATCCACGCCCTGACCGCCAAAGAAAAAATAACTGCACACCAATGCGGCTATTGCGCCACAGGCCAAAACAAGGCCCTGCTTTTCCTTGAAAAACATAACGATGAACCTTTGTCCTTTGTTATTTTTGTTTTAACGTTCGGCGGACCCTGTCTGCGCCAAACGCGGATATTATTATTTCCTGTGGGCCACTATAAGCGTTAGAAAGCGGACGCGAAACCGCCCAAATAGGTGATTTCAAACATTAGATCATTAGAAAAAAGAGAATGGGAGCTGACCGGAAGGTCAGTTTTTTGAGGCAGGAGAAGAAGCGGAGGAACAGTCTTGATCAGCGGCGGCATGAACGGCGTTTGGAGTGCAGTCATCCTCCGCCAGATATTGCTTCAGCTTGGGTACCACCATCACGCCAATAATGCCCAGCGCAAACAAGATAACCGGAAACAGCAGCATCATTTTTGCTTCGCGTGAATAGTGTTTTGTCATAGCACGTTCGCCCTATTTAGATACCGGTGTATTCAGGTATTTCACAAATAACAACTCATGCAAAGGCTCGCCGGCGTGTCCATAGTCCACCTTGGATCTTCCGTCGGGCAGAAACCCCAGGTTTTTATAAAACGCCATGGCGCGCAGGTTTCCTTTCAATACCCACAGATATATGGCCTTGGCTTTTTCCTGTAGATAGTGGTCGCTCACATACTCCAGCACCCCTTTACCGAGGCCATGTCGCCAGTAGTTGGGATCAATATTGATGGAGTACAGTTCGACGCCCTCTTCCCCGGCGAGTTGCTCGTCGCGAAACGCGCCGCAGCTGCAGAACCCGGCGACACGCCCTTCATGCTCAACCACCAGACGCAATATCGGGCTGTCTTGCGCTAACGCCGCCGTCCATTGCTGCGTTCTTTTTTCCACGGACAGAGACGCCAGAAATTCACTCGACATCAGCCCGCGATAGGCTTCCCGCCACGCCGCCACATGAATGACGGCGATGGTTGGGGCGTCTTCCACTGTAGCGGGGCGGATACGCATGTCAGAGTCCGCGGATATTAAACAGGAGCAAGCGGCAGATAGGGCTCGGGGGGCAATTGTACGTCGATGGCGTCGTCAACGCTCACAGGACCACCGTCCAGCACAATCGCCATTACGCCGGATTTGCGGACCAGGTTACCCTCTTCATCACGATCCAGCACGGCGGCGACCAGTCCTTTCTGATGCTTATCAAGCTGCGAGCATGGGCTGCGCAATCCGGTCAGCTCTATCCGTGCGGTCGCGCCAAATTTAAGAATCGTCCCAACCGGCAACGACAACAGGTCCAAACCGCTGGTGGTGATGTTCTCTCCGATCACGCCAGGGCTGACATTGAATCCTTTGCCTTGCAGCTCTTCCAGCAACTCATTATGAATCAAATGCACCTGACGCAAGTTTGGCGATTCCGCGTCTTTCTTAACGAGATGGATATGCTTCACCATTGCGCCGCGATGGGCGTCGCCATCGACGCCTTCACCGGCGACCAGCTGAATAGTGGGGACCTGTTT is drawn from Hahella sp. KA22 and contains these coding sequences:
- a CDS encoding GNAT family N-acetyltransferase, with protein sequence MRIRPATVEDAPTIAVIHVAAWREAYRGLMSSEFLASLSVEKRTQQWTAALAQDSPILRLVVEHEGRVAGFCSCGAFRDEQLAGEEGVELYSINIDPNYWRHGLGKGVLEYVSDHYLQEKAKAIYLWVLKGNLRAMAFYKNLGFLPDGRSKVDYGHAGEPLHELLFVKYLNTPVSK
- a CDS encoding MOSC domain-containing protein is translated as MAKVLSVSKSAEHTFTKKQVPTIQLVAGEGVDGDAHRGAMVKHIHLVKKDAESPNLRQVHLIHNELLEELQGKGFNVSPGVIGENITTSGLDLLSLPVGTILKFGATARIELTGLRSPCSQLDKHQKGLVAAVLDRDEEGNLVRKSGVMAIVLDGGPVSVDDAIDVQLPPEPYLPLAPV